From Aedes albopictus strain Foshan chromosome 1, AalbF5, whole genome shotgun sequence, one genomic window encodes:
- the LOC134288357 gene encoding uncharacterized protein LOC134288357 has protein sequence MSRLNQDPEKTGFNCAGCRRPDDDESEMVFCDHCQRWFHFGCAGVSADVRDVSWSCEECLRHSADKEGPAGLNEEVEKLEQEMEKERQAMELQTILHRKRLEHQKKLFLMRQEAERERREMELAYEKEQMELQVAEEEAHRKKREEVLKQVQRKLEKVKLDSAREEVADLEEDGASGSGKGGYKEGRKSNQAKPGIKQPEEEEPEKRKSGKSDRNLAKPAKADREDYRGAFSKFSTPKVFGIAPPVLQDITSLPPVGNKKTPLGHPEVQKKKKRSQFEEDVALRSYQASEPSEEESEESDSESEEESSSQEEDFGMQSEVMVRGPTKAQLSARQFLSKKLPTFTGRLEEWPMFISAYETSTTACGFSNVENLARLQECLKGQALEAVRSRLLLPSAVPQIIKTLRMLYGRPEQLLNMLLSNVRKAPSPRADKLASFIQFGVVVQQLTDHLEATGLTAHLINPMLIQELTEKLPASTQLEWVRYRRKAQLVTLRTLSNFLSRIVKDASEITPYCESASVASDQAFRNKKGRKEQEGFLHTHSAEASGVANQAPNREKKPCRICGRCDHRIRNCESFKRMRLPERWEAVRKWRLCYLCLNEHGSARCKLNLRCNVNQCSERHNPLLHIDQSVGANCNVHLHRQSVIFRMIPITLYNGKLSVDTIAFLDEGSSYTLLEKSLAIALQVQGVTQPLRVTWTAGVSRVEKQSQRVELFVSARGSTQRFRIKAAHTVDSLKLPQQTVSMAEVIGGHSHLRGLPVTEFSRGVPQILIGLKDIHLYAPLESRIGKPDEPIAVRSKLGWTIYGPTCTGRAEPGIVGHHDCETVTNQELHDMLRSHYTLEESVISVALLPESEEDKRAKAILNSTTVRVGDRFETGLLWKEDKVRFPDSYSMAAKRFRCLERRLAKDDQLRKKVSELINDYATKGYIHVATEAELRRFEPNEVWYLPISVVVHPKKPGKVRLVWDAAAAVNGVSLNSQLLKGPDMLTPLPNVLAKFRERVVGFGGDIKEMYLQVRVRDADKRARFVFRGSESEKMEVYIIDVTMFGATSSPCTAQYTKNRNAEEYAGQFPEAAEAIVENHYVDDYFDSTDTVEEAVKRAQEVKFVHSKGGFEIRNWVSNSGAFLEGIGERAPDQSVQILQNKESNLERVLGIVWNPVSDEFTFLAKFREDLAPYFSGERRPTKRVVMSSVMSLFDPLGMLATFVIHGKMMIQDLWRSGSDWDQPIDDESCEKWNRWTARLPEIENVKIPRFYFQGSRSVDYNTVQLHVLVDASQDAYGAAAYFRVLTGNGPVCALVMARSKVAPLKMMSIPRLELQAAVIGARLLQTVVEAHSLEIKQRFIWSDSRTVVSWIHSEQRRYKPFVAFRIGEILSLTKHSEWRWISTKNNIADDLTKWKSGSSLDSNGPWFRGPRFLYQPEQRWMKQEVVEPNTPEEVRACHLFHDLSAEEPMVDVSRISRWKVLVRTVACVYRFKSNCVRKRKGLAIEAVPAPPRVRSAAKKAIPAITVPLKREEYQRAETYLWLSAQADVYGEEIKTLAKNREVPRGEWQPRHPTTRKLLEFYHQQAAHANAETVINDVRQRFRIPNLRAELKAVAKACVWCRTNKCVPKIPRMAPLPLARITPGWRPFSFTGVDYCGPVTVTVGRRSEKRWVCLFTCLTTRAIHLKVAHSLTTQSCLMAIRRFVCRRGKPIEFYSDNGTNFQGASKEIVRKIDGDCEEAFTDARTRWNFNPPSAPHMGGVWERLVRSVKAALAVLQDGRRLTDEVLLTTLAEAEDLVNSRPLTYAGLSPEASEALTPNHFVKGPELVVERVSSTNAGEALRDLYKRSQAVADSLWKRWIAEYVPAINQRTRWQGETQPISQGDLVYIADEGVRKSWMRGVVSEVYPGADGRVRQALVKTARGEFRRPVAKLAVLEIQGRNSGAVERSPPELRGGGMYAPPSIENPSAASAFGVN, from the exons aTGTCGCGACTGAATCAAGATCCAGAAAAGACGGGTTTCAACTGCGCGGGATGTCGTCGTCCGGATGACGACGAAAGTGAGATGGTGTTTTGTGACCATTGCCAACGGTGGTTCCATTTTGGATGCGCAGGTGTATCGGCCGATGTGAGGGACGTTTCCTGGTCTTGCGAAGAGTGTCTGCGCCATTCGGCGGACAAAGAGGGGCCAGCCGGCCTAAATGAGGAGGTGGAGAAACTTGAGCAGGAGATGGAGAAGGAGAGGCAAGCCATGGAGTTGCAGACGATCCTCCACAGGAAAAGGCTGGAGCACCAGAAGAAGCTGTTCCTGATGCGACAGGAGGCAGAAAGAGAAAGGCGCGAAATGGAGTTGGCGTACGAGAAGGAACAAATGGAGCTGCAAGTGGCCGAAGAAGAAGCGCACCGGAAGAAGCGCGAAGAAGTGCTGAAGCAGGTGCAGAGGAAGCTGGAGAAAGTGAAGCTCGATTCGGCGAGGGAAGAGGTAGCCGACCTGGAGGAAGATGGAGCATCCGGAAGCGGAAAAGGAGGATACAAGGAAGGTAGGAAGTCCAATCAAGCGAAGCCGGGGATAAAACAGCCGGAAGAAGAGGAGCCTGAGAAGCGAAAGTCGGGCAAATCGGACCGGAATCTAGCTAAACCGGCCAAAGCAGATCGCGAGGATTACCGAGGAGCCTTCAGCAAGTTCTCCACTCCGAAAGTATTTGGGATTGCACCACCCGTCCTGCAGGACATAACCTCGCTCCCACCGGTGGGCAACAAGAAAACTCCACTCGGGCACCCGGAggtgcagaagaagaagaagaggtcgCAGTTTGAAGAAGACGTCGCTCTACGCTCGTACCAAGCCAGCGAACCAAGTGAAGAGGAGTCCGAAGAATCGGATTCGGAGTCGGAAGAAGAGAGTTCGTCGCAGGAAGAAGACTTCGGAATGCAATCCGAGGTAATGGTGCGTGGTCCAACGAAGGCTCAACTCTCCGCTCGGCAGTTTCTGTCGAAGAAGCTTCCGACATTCACGGGGCGACTCGAAGAATGGCCTATGTTCATTAGTGCCTACGAGACGTCCACAACGGCGTGCGGATTTTCGAACGTCGAGAACCTGGCGCGACTTCAAGAGTGTTTGAAGGGTCAAGCACTAGAAGCGGTAAGAAGCAGGCTCCTACTTCCGAGTGCAGTACCGCAAATCATCAAAACCTTGCGGATGTTGTACGGTAGGCCAGAACAGTTGCTGAACATGCTGCTGTCGAACGTGCGGAAGGCACCATCTCCAAGAGCGGACAAGTTGGCATCGTTCATCCAATTCGGTGTAGTCGTTCAGCAGCTCACCGACCATTTGGAAGCGACCGGTCTGACAGCGCATCTTATCAACCCGATGCTCATCCAGGAGTTGACGGAGAAGTTGCCGGCCAGTACGCAGCTGGAATGGGTGCGGTATCGGAGGAAGGCCCAGCTCGTGACGCTCCGGACATTATCCAACTTTCTCTCGAGGATTGTCAAGGATGCTAGCGAGATCACTCCGTATTGCGAGTCGGCGTCCGTCGCATCGGATCAAGCGTTCCGGAATAAGAAGGGAAGAAAGGAGCAAGAAGGATTTCTGCACACGCATAGTGCCGAAGCCAGCGGAGTCGCCAACCAGGCTCCGAATCGGGAGAAGAAGCCCTGCAGGATCTGCGGCCGCTGCGATCATCGTATCCGGAACTGCGAGAGCTTCAAGAGGATGCGGTTGCCAGAAAGATGGGAGGCGGTACGGAAATGGAGGCTCTGCTACCTGTGCCTCAACGAACACGGAAGCGCCCGATGCAAGCTCAACCTGCGATGCAACGTGAACCAGTGCTCCGAGCGACATAATCCGCTGCTTCACATCGACCAATCCGTTGGCGCGAACTGCAACGTGCATCTCCATCGACAGTCGGTGATTTTCCGAATGATACCGATCACGTTGTACAACGGGAAGCTCAGCGTGGACACGATTGCGTTCCTGGATGAGGGGTCGTCATACACGCTACTGGAAAAGTCGCTGGCGATCGCGCTGCAAGTCCAAGGCGTAACGCAACCGCTCCGAGTGACCTGGACAGCGGGTGTATCCAGAGTGGAAAAGCAGTCCCAAAGGGTGGAGCTCTTTGTATCGGCAAGAGGATCGACACAGCGCTTCCGCATCAAAGCCGCCCATACGGTGGACAGTTTGAAGTTGCCGCAGCAAACGGTCTCCATGGCAGAGGTCATCGGAGGACATTCCCACCTGCGAGGACTTCCAGTAACAGAATTCTCACGTGGAGTTCCGCAAATCCTCATCGGCCTCAAGGACATCCATCTATACGCTCCTTTGGAATCCAGGATCGGCAAGCCTGACGAACCGATCGCCGTCCGGTCGAAGCTAGGCTGGACCATCTACGGGCCAACGTGCACTGGCCGAGCCGAACCAGGCATTGTTGGTCACCATGATTGCGAAACGGTGACGAATCAAGAGTTGCACGACATGTTGCGAAGCCACTACACCCTGGAAGAGTCGGTGATTTCCGTGGCGCTACTGCCGGAATCCGAAGAAGACAAGCGAGCGAAGGCGATCCTCAACAGTACGACTGTACGAGTTGGCGACCGTTTTGAGACGGGGCTATTGTGGAAGGAGGACAAGGTGCGGTTTCCCGACAGCTATTCGATGGCGGCGAAACGATTCCGCTGTTTGGAGAGGCGGCTAGCGAAAGACGACCAGCTGCGCAAGAAGGTGAGCGAGCTGATCAACGATTATGCGACGAAAGGCTACATTCACGTAGCGACAGAGGCCGAACTAAGGCGGTTCGAGCCGAACGAAGTGTGGTACCTGCCGATCAGCGTGGTGGTGCATCCAAAGAAGCCGGGAAAAGTGCGTCTGGTGTGGGACGCAGCAGCGGCGGTCAACGGAGTATCGCTGAACTCACAACTGCTGAAGGGACCGGACATGTTAACTCCGCTCCCCAATGTCCTAGCGAAATTCCGTGAGCGAGTAGTAGGCTTCGGCGGCGACATCAAGGAAATGTACCTCCAAGTTCGAGTGCGAGACGCAGACAAGAGAGCGCGGTTTGTATTCCGTGGAAGTGAGTCAGAGAAGATGGAGGTCTACATCATAGACGTGACGATGTTCGGCGCGACAAGCTCTCCGTGTACGGCGCAATACACCAAGAACCGGAACGCAGAAGAGTATGCCGGACAGTTTCCGGAAGCGGCCGAAGCGATTGTGGAAAACCATTACGTGGACGACTATTTCGATAGCACGGACACGGTCGAAGAAGCGGTGAAGCGGGCCCAAGAGGTGAAGTTCGTCCATTCCAAAGGCGGATTCGAGATCCGGAACTGGGTGTCCAATTCGGGCGCATTTCTGGAAGGCATCGGCGAGCGTGCACCCGATCAGAGTGTGCAGATTCTTCAGAACAAGGAGTCAAATCTAGAGCGAGTCCTGGGAATAGTGTGGAATCCAGTCAGCGACGAATTCACGTTCCTGGCCAAGTTCCGGGAAGATCTGGCGCCGTATTTCTCCGGCGAACGTCGACCGACAAAAAGAGTGGTGATGAGCAGCGTTATGAGCCTGTTCGATCCGCTAGGAATGCTGGCTACCTTCGTTATCCACGGGAAAATGATGATCCAAGATCTGTGGCGTAGTGGCAGCGACTGGGACCAACCAATCGACGACGAAAGCTGCGAAAAGTGGAATCGGTGGACTGCTCGGCTCCCGGAGATCGAGAACGTGAAAATTCCCCGTTTCTACTTCCAAGGTTCGAGGTCAGTGGATTACAACACTGTACAGCTTCACGTGCTGGTAGACGCCAGCCAAGATGCGTATGGAGCAGCAGCATACTTCCGTGTGCTCACGGGAAACGGGCCAGTTTGCGCGCTGGTGATGGCGAGGTCGAAGGTAGCTCCATTAAAGATGATGTCCATCCCGAGGCTGGAGCTGCAGGCGGCGGTGATCGGAGCAAGGTTGCTGCAAACCGTCGTGGAAGCGCACTCGCTGGAAATCAAGCAGCGGTTCATCTGGTCAGATTCCAGAACAGTCGTATCATGGATCCATTCGGAGCAGCGTAGATACAAACCGTTCGTGGCTTTCCGGATCGGCGAGATTCTCAGCCTGACGAAGCACAGCGAGTGGCGGTGGATTTCCACGAAGAACAATATCGCCGACGATTTGACGAAGTGGAAGAGCGGCAGCAGTTTGGATTCGAACGGACCGTGGTTTCGAGGTCCGAGATTCCTTTATCAGCCGGAACAGCGATGGATGAAGCAGGAAGTGGTAGAGCCGAACACGCCAGAAGAGGTTCGGGCATGCCATCTATTCCACGACCTTTCAGCAGAAGAGCCGATGGTCGACGTGTCCCGCATTTCCCGTTGGAAAGTGCTGGTCCGGACGGTAGCATGCGTGTACCGTTTCAAATCTAACTGCGTCAGGAAGCGGAAAGGGCTGGCGATCGAGGCTGTTCCGGCACCACCAAGAGTGCGAAGCGCAGCGAAGAAGGCAATACCAGCGATAACAGTCCCACTGAAGCGAGAGGAGTATCAGCGAGCGGAAACGTACCTCTGGCTGTCGGCGCAGGCCGATGTCTACGGAGAAGAAATCAAGACGTTGGCGAAGAACCGTGAAGTTCCACGCGGCGAGTGGCAGCCT CGGCATCCCACCACTCGGAAGTTGCTTGAGTTCTATCACCAGCAGGCGGCTCACGCAAACGCGGAGACAGTGATCAACGATGTCCGGCAACGTTTCCGGATCCCGAATCTACGAGCGGAGTTGAAGGCGGTGGCGAAGGCTTGCGTGTGGTGCAGAACGAATAAGTGCGTGCCGAAGATTCCCAGGATGGCTCCCCTTCCGTTGGCGCGGATCACTCCTGGCTGGCGGCCGTTCAGCTTCACAGGGGTGGACTATTGCGGTCCGGTCACAGTTACGGTTGGACGCAGATCGGAAAAGCGGTGGGTCTGCCTCTTCACGTGCTTGACGACAAGAGCGATCCACCTGAAAGTGGCCCACAGCTTGACGACACAATCGTGCTTGATGGCCATCCGGCGTTTCGTGTGTCGGCGGGGCAAACCTATCGAATTCTATTCCGACAACGGAACGAACTTCCAGGGAGCGAGCAAGGAGATCGTACGGAAGATAGACGGAGATTGTGAAGAAGCGTTCACTGATGCAAGGACGAGGTGGAATTTCAATCCGCCGAGCGCGCCCCACATGGGAGGTGTTTGGGAGCGACTCGTCCGATCCGTGAAAGCAGCCCTGGCGGTGTTACAAGACGGAAGAAGGTTGACGGATGAAGTGCTGCTGACTACGTTGGCGGAAGCGGAGGACTTGGTTAATTCGCGCCCGTTGACGTACGCCGGGCTAAGTCCGGAGGCTAGCGAAGCGTTGACGCCGAACCATTTCGTGAAAGGTCCAGAGTTGGTGGTAGAGCGTGTTTCGTCGACGAACGCAGGCGAAGCGCTCCGGGACCTGTACAAGCGTTCGCAGGCTGTAGCAGATAGTCTGTGGAAGCGGTGGATAGCGGAGTATGTGCCGGCGATCAACCAGCGGACTAGGTGGCAAGGAGAGACCCAGCCCATCAGCCAAGGAGATCTGGTATATATAGCGGATGAAGGAGTGCGGAAGAGCTGGATGCGTGGCGTGGTGAGCGAGGTGTACCCTGGAGCTGATGGCAGAGTCCGGCAAGCGCTGGTGAAGACTGCAAGGGGAGAGTTCCGGCGGCCGGTAGCGAAGCTGGCTGTGCTGGAGATTCAAGGGCGTAACTCTGGTGCTGTAGAACGATCCCCCCCAGAATTACGGGGAGGGGGTATGTACGCACCACCCAGCATCGAGAACCCATCAGCAGCAAGTGCCTTCGGTGTTAACTAG